A section of the Balearica regulorum gibbericeps isolate bBalReg1 chromosome 6, bBalReg1.pri, whole genome shotgun sequence genome encodes:
- the NAB1 gene encoding NGFI-A-binding protein 1 isoform X2, which yields MASALPRTLGELQLYRILQKANLLFYFDAFIQQGGDDVQQLCEAGEEEFLEIMALVGMASKPLHVRRLQKALRDWVTNPGLFNQPLTSLPVSSIPIYKLPEGSPAWLGISCSSYERNSSTREPHLKIPKCAATTCVQSVGTSKSDVVGNLSLQSGSEPRLWQGHHTTESEHSLSPADLGSPASPKENSETLDAAAALSVAECVERMVPSLPKSDSNEVKELLKTNKKLAKMIGHIFEMSDEDPHKEEEIRKYSAIYGRFDSKRKDGKHLTLHELTVNEAAAQLCVKDNALLTRRDELFALARQISREVTYKYTYRTTKSKCGERDELSPKRIKIEDGYPDFQDTVQTLYQQDKMPLALAKGKSEDSTALNSQSEKVMAKQMEFLCNQAALERRLSTGCYRQNSEEHSPNGMSLDNADGQGERPLNLRMSNLPRGQLQHISLDGEQHVGKPLCGDLIRLYPSEGLGILKDFPHSAFNNIERKVIKTEPEDTR from the exons ATGGCGTCAGCTCTACCCAGAACCCTTGGGGAATTGCAGCTGTATCGAATACTACAAAAAGCAAATCTCTTATTCTACTTCGATGCCTTCATTCAGCAGGGTGGCGATGATGTCCAGCAGCTTTGTGAAGCGGGCGAAGAGGAGTTTTTGGAGATAATGGCTCTGGTAGGCATGGCTAGCAAGCCGCTTCATGTCCGAAGGCTGCAGAAGGCTTTGAGGGACTGGGTCACAAACCCTGGTCTTTTTAACCAGCCTCTCACCTCCTTACCGGTCAGCAGCATTCCAATATATAAGCTGCCGGAAGGATCTCCTGCGTGGCTGGGAATATCCTGCAGCAGTTACGAAAGGAACAGCAGCACCAGAGAGCCTCACCTGAAGATTCCAAAATGCGCTGCCACGACGTGCGTGCAGAGCGTGGGCACAAGCAAATCCGATGTGGTGGGGAACTTATCGCTGCAGAGCGGCAGTGAACCGAGACTCTGGCAAGGACACCACACCACAGAGAGCGAGCACAGTCTTTCCCCAGCTGACCTTGGCTCTCCAGCTTcaccaaaggaaaacagtgagaCCCTGGATGCTGCCGCTGCTCTGTCAGTTGCTGAATGCGTCGAACGTATGGTTCCCTCCCTGCCCAAAAGTGACTCCAATGAAGTCAAGGagttactgaaaacaaataagaaacTGGCAAAGATGATTGGTCACATCTTTGAAATGAGCGACGAGGACCCTCACAAAGAGGAGGAGATCAGGAAGTACAGTGCAATATATGGCAGATTTGACTCGAAAAGAAAGGATGGCAAGCATCTCACCCTCCACGAG CTAACAGTTAATGAAGCAGCCGCTCAGCTGTGTGTAAAAGATAACGCGTTGTTGACCAGGAGAGATGAACTCTTCGCACTAGCTCGGCAAATCTCTCGAGAAGTTACGTACAAGTATACTTACAGGACCACCAA ATCTAAATGTGGAGAACGGGATGAGCTGTCGCCAAAGAGGATCAAGATAGAG GATGGTTATCCTGATTTCCAGGACACAGTCCAGACGCTCTATCAGCAAGACAAAATGCCTCTTGCTTTGGCTAAAGGAAAGAGTGAAGACTCAACAGCTCTTAATTCCCAG TCGGAAAAGGTGATGGCAAAACAGATGGAGTTTCTTTGCAACCAGGCTGCATTAGAGAGACGTCTTTCCACAGGGTGTTACAGACAAAACTCAGAGGAGCACAGCCCCAACGGCATGTCATTAGATAATGCTGATGGACAAG GTGAAAGACCTCTAAATCTCCGAATGTCAAATCTGCCAAGAGGACAGTTGCAGCACATTTCACTTGATGGAGAGCAGCATGTTGGAAAACCTCTGTGTGGTGATTTGATCCGGCTTTACCCCAGTG AAGGCCTTggtattttaaaggattttccTCATTCGGCTTTTAACAACATAGAAAGGAAGGTCATAAAAACAGAACCTGAAGACACAAGATAG
- the NAB1 gene encoding NGFI-A-binding protein 1 isoform X1, which produces MASALPRTLGELQLYRILQKANLLFYFDAFIQQGGDDVQQLCEAGEEEFLEIMALVGMASKPLHVRRLQKALRDWVTNPGLFNQPLTSLPVSSIPIYKLPEGSPAWLGISCSSYERNSSTREPHLKIPKCAATTCVQSVGTSKSDVVGNLSLQSGSEPRLWQGHHTTESEHSLSPADLGSPASPKENSETLDAAAALSVAECVERMVPSLPKSDSNEVKELLKTNKKLAKMIGHIFEMSDEDPHKEEEIRKYSAIYGRFDSKRKDGKHLTLHELTVNEAAAQLCVKDNALLTRRDELFALARQISREVTYKYTYRTTKSKCGERDELSPKRIKIEDGYPDFQDTVQTLYQQDKMPLALAKGKSEDSTALNSQSEKVMAKQMEFLCNQAALERRLSTGCYRQNSEEHSPNGMSLDNADGQGERPLNLRMSNLPRGQLQHISLDGEQHVGKPLCGDLIRLYPSGEAKSQSSEGLGILKDFPHSAFNNIERKVIKTEPEDTR; this is translated from the exons ATGGCGTCAGCTCTACCCAGAACCCTTGGGGAATTGCAGCTGTATCGAATACTACAAAAAGCAAATCTCTTATTCTACTTCGATGCCTTCATTCAGCAGGGTGGCGATGATGTCCAGCAGCTTTGTGAAGCGGGCGAAGAGGAGTTTTTGGAGATAATGGCTCTGGTAGGCATGGCTAGCAAGCCGCTTCATGTCCGAAGGCTGCAGAAGGCTTTGAGGGACTGGGTCACAAACCCTGGTCTTTTTAACCAGCCTCTCACCTCCTTACCGGTCAGCAGCATTCCAATATATAAGCTGCCGGAAGGATCTCCTGCGTGGCTGGGAATATCCTGCAGCAGTTACGAAAGGAACAGCAGCACCAGAGAGCCTCACCTGAAGATTCCAAAATGCGCTGCCACGACGTGCGTGCAGAGCGTGGGCACAAGCAAATCCGATGTGGTGGGGAACTTATCGCTGCAGAGCGGCAGTGAACCGAGACTCTGGCAAGGACACCACACCACAGAGAGCGAGCACAGTCTTTCCCCAGCTGACCTTGGCTCTCCAGCTTcaccaaaggaaaacagtgagaCCCTGGATGCTGCCGCTGCTCTGTCAGTTGCTGAATGCGTCGAACGTATGGTTCCCTCCCTGCCCAAAAGTGACTCCAATGAAGTCAAGGagttactgaaaacaaataagaaacTGGCAAAGATGATTGGTCACATCTTTGAAATGAGCGACGAGGACCCTCACAAAGAGGAGGAGATCAGGAAGTACAGTGCAATATATGGCAGATTTGACTCGAAAAGAAAGGATGGCAAGCATCTCACCCTCCACGAG CTAACAGTTAATGAAGCAGCCGCTCAGCTGTGTGTAAAAGATAACGCGTTGTTGACCAGGAGAGATGAACTCTTCGCACTAGCTCGGCAAATCTCTCGAGAAGTTACGTACAAGTATACTTACAGGACCACCAA ATCTAAATGTGGAGAACGGGATGAGCTGTCGCCAAAGAGGATCAAGATAGAG GATGGTTATCCTGATTTCCAGGACACAGTCCAGACGCTCTATCAGCAAGACAAAATGCCTCTTGCTTTGGCTAAAGGAAAGAGTGAAGACTCAACAGCTCTTAATTCCCAG TCGGAAAAGGTGATGGCAAAACAGATGGAGTTTCTTTGCAACCAGGCTGCATTAGAGAGACGTCTTTCCACAGGGTGTTACAGACAAAACTCAGAGGAGCACAGCCCCAACGGCATGTCATTAGATAATGCTGATGGACAAG GTGAAAGACCTCTAAATCTCCGAATGTCAAATCTGCCAAGAGGACAGTTGCAGCACATTTCACTTGATGGAGAGCAGCATGTTGGAAAACCTCTGTGTGGTGATTTGATCCGGCTTTACCCCAGTGGTGAGGCAAAGTCCCAGTCCTCGG AAGGCCTTggtattttaaaggattttccTCATTCGGCTTTTAACAACATAGAAAGGAAGGTCATAAAAACAGAACCTGAAGACACAAGATAG